Genomic DNA from Brevinema andersonii:
GATGATATATCTTTAAGGGTATTTCAGGGAAATATGATGATAAATGCTGGAAATACCCCTTTTCAATATTGCCCAGAAGGATTCTATAGAATTTGTATGAATATTATTTTTTGGAAATTCGAATTTATGGTTTATTATCTGACGGAAGAATCTAAGGTCTTGGTTTAAGATGTTAAGAGAAGTTTGATTTGAGACTATTATAAGAATGATTTGAGACCTGAATGAAGCTAGACGCTGACGAGCTTAAGAGGTAATTTAAGAGGAAAAACCTCGGACATCTAAGACTTGAAGAAGCTGTATCTTGCCTGAACGCCCCATAACCTTATTAAACTTAAGGATGGGGCGTTTCTTAATTCCAGTTTAATTCCCGACCCTGCGACATTTAAAAAAATGATTGATTTTGAGGCTTAACCGGCGACATTTTTCCTAAGTGTTTGTATTTCTTTGCTTTAGGATGATAGTGATGATGGCTCGGATCCAACGTTCTTTGATTTTGAATTCTTGTGAGAGGTCGGAATA
This window encodes:
- a CDS encoding transposase produces the protein MILIIVSNQTSLNILNQDLRFFRQIINHKFEFPKNNIHTNSIESFWAILKRGISSIYHHISLKYP